A region of the Halosolutus amylolyticus genome:
AGATGCAGGCGCAGGCGAAGGAGCTCACCCCGCGATTCAGCACGTACCTCGTCATGACGATCATGAGCGTGGTCGTCGCGACGGCCGGCCTGCTGCTCGATTCACCGGCGGTCGTCGTCGGGTCGATGGTGATCGCGCCGTTGATCGGACCCGCACTCGGTGCGAGCGTAGGTACGGTCATCAACGATCGCGCACTGTTTCGTCGGGGAATCAGGCTCCAGGCGATCGGACTCGGCGTCGGCGTCCTCACCGCCGCGGCCTTCGCCTTCGTCGTCAGGACGACGGGACTCGTCTCGCCGATGATCGACCTCTTCGCGATCTCGGAGATACAGGGCCGGTTACGGCCCGACGTGCTCTCGCTCGTCATCGCGATCGGTGCCGGCGTGGCCGGTGCGTGGACGCTCACTGCGGGGACGTCGGCCGCCCTCGTCGGCGTCATGATCGCCGCGGCGCTCGTGCCGCCCCTGGGCGTCGTCGGCATCGGTATCGCGTGGGGCCTCCCGAAGGTCACCCTCGCCGCGGGCGTCCTCGTCCTGGTCAACATCCTCACGATCAACGTCACCAGCCTCGGCGTCCTCTGGTACAAGGGGTATCGGCCGGAAAACTGGTTCCAGCAGGACGAAGCCGCCGTCGCCACGAAAAAACGCGCCGTCGTCCTCGCCGTCGCGATCGTCGTCCTCTCGGGATTTCTCGCCGGCGTGTCGTACGACACGTACCGCGCCGGGGCCTACGAGGAGGGCGTCACCGACGACGTCGCTGCCGTCCTCGATTCGCCAGCGTACGCCGACCTCACGCTCGTCGACGTCGCGATCGAATACACCGATCCGGTTCCGCCCCGCCAGCCCGAACGGGTCGTCGTCACGATCGGCCATCCGATCGGGACCGATCCGCCGCCGATCGGCGACGAGCTCCAGTCCCGAGAGAGCGTCCGCGCGGAGTCGGCGATTCACCTGCCGACCGGGCCGCTCGTCGAGTCCAACCGTGCTGAGGTGGTGGTCCACTACACCGAGATAGAGCGGTGATCAGAGTAGCCGGTACCAGCAGTATGGGTTCCTTTGGACCCGAATACCGGTGTTTGCTGGGTCAACGTTTCTGAAACAGTTTCCGGGTCGGGAGGCGTTCACTTGGACAGTGCCGGCGCCAACCTTAGATAGACCTGACTCGTACCAGGGGAGCGATTATAAATCATGAGCAATGACGAGGGACGACGGCTGGTTTCTCGTACTATCGAGGGAGTGGAAACGCTGGTCAGCACCGAATCAGGTGAGATTTTCGTCGATATCCCCGCCGCGAATTCGCGTTATATACGCGTCGAAGAAGGCCAAACGGTTCAGGAAGGGGACATTCGGTCACAGACAGCAGAAGAACTCACATCCGAATCACTCAGGAAATGGACGGTAGAGACCATCGGACCGAAGACTGTCATCGGGACGGATCAGGAAACGGGCGAACGGCGCGAATGGGATCGCGAGTCGCTCGAGCAAAAACTCGCGATCGGGAGCCTCAGCACGGTCCTCGCCGATTTCGAGCGGGTGAACGTAAGCGGAGAGACGAAACCGTCGGATCGGGAGGACCGACGTTCGGACGAGAAAGCCGTAATCGTGACCGTTTACGGAGACGATAGCCGAAAATTCACCCAAACGTACCGCCTCGTCGACGACGATGCCGTCAGCGACGAACGCCGCCTCGAATTGGTGGAATCGGACGACCGTATCGGACGGTTCGAAACTGCTCTTCAAGAGCGGTTCGAACGAGCAGTCGAACTTGCGCTACGAAGCGAAGGCTATGCGATCTGACCGCCGCTTCTTTCCACCTCGAAGTTCTCACAGTCGTTGGGACGTACTATTGCAGTATTGCACCCCTCAGTGGTTGATACGCGCGTTGTCCGAACGTAGCTGTTCGAATCGCGCGTGAAACGAGGGCGCCGACTGCTACGTACCGACGATAGTCGAACACGGTCCTGCCGTTTGCGCTCATTCGGGTCTGCCGACCCGATCCGATGACGACGATCGATCGCCGATCGGATTCGAAACCGGACTGGTCGCGTACTCGTGGCGCTTCCCCTTGAGTCGCATCGTCGTGAGCGCCTTGTGGGTCGCTGGCTCAGCGAACAGGGCTGTTTCGTCTCGATCGACCCGCTCCATCGAAACGACTCTCGACCCGCGGAGCTCCTCGAAGGCCGATCGG
Encoded here:
- a CDS encoding TIGR00341 family protein, which encodes MRLVEILIPKRKRDAVEEVLEEEDIDYTLTEEESRNEPSVVVTFPLPAPAVESVLDDVRETGIDEDSYTVIVEAETVISERFDELEQRYARNTARISREEMQAQAKELTPRFSTYLVMTIMSVVVATAGLLLDSPAVVVGSMVIAPLIGPALGASVGTVINDRALFRRGIRLQAIGLGVGVLTAAAFAFVVRTTGLVSPMIDLFAISEIQGRLRPDVLSLVIAIGAGVAGAWTLTAGTSAALVGVMIAAALVPPLGVVGIGIAWGLPKVTLAAGVLVLVNILTINVTSLGVLWYKGYRPENWFQQDEAAVATKKRAVVLAVAIVVLSGFLAGVSYDTYRAGAYEEGVTDDVAAVLDSPAYADLTLVDVAIEYTDPVPPRQPERVVVTIGHPIGTDPPPIGDELQSRESVRAESAIHLPTGPLVESNRAEVVVHYTEIER